The nucleotide window TAGTggaattaattattccaatCAAAAACACGCATTATTTTGTAACTGGTTTATTTAATGCCATCGATTCTTGTCTACTCGGTATCTATATTCAAACTACTAATATAAAGTACACATAATCTTTATTTCCAATTAGATTTATCATGATACACGTGTTaagtgagaaataaattaaaaaaaaatattattagtaacatGAAATATTATAGGACAGTGTTTGTTTTATGGTTACAAAAACGTTGAGTAGCGAGTATAAATTGTACATTCGGtgaatatgtttttaaaatcattccAAATAATGAAGGAACACAAAAAAGAGAACAACTTCTTATATGTTGActatgatatatattttttatactaagACCTGTTATTTGTAGGGAAGTAAATATTATCGCCCATTCCATCAGTTTCAGTGACTAAAGCCCGCTCCAGGATGACACGGCCTTCTTTGTATCGTTGATTATCGTCTGTCGCAAATTCATACACCCACCCAAGCTTAGCGGCACAGTTTTTGCAGCTGACATCTCTGACCATGTGACGACCCGTCAGCATCACTCTATCCTGTACCTCGCTGTACATCATTGTAGATgaattaaattatgaatatgCAACAATTTCATAAGATTATTCCATTAGTACAATGTCTCTgagattttgtacatttaacAATGGTATCCTGTGTGCTAAATAGTGCTAGAAATCTAAATACACgcatcaataaaaaaaaaatcatgaACCTAAGAAAGCATGGATGATAAAGATAACAATATACTgttaagaaaagaaagaaaattattttctctcgCAAATAATTTTACTGCAATTATACACTCAGACTCactaaaatgtttcaaaataaaaaaacaatatcatattacgtatttatatttaattaaaagaaaaaaaaagagaataa belongs to Nomia melanderi isolate GNS246 chromosome 12, iyNomMela1, whole genome shotgun sequence and includes:
- the Yippee gene encoding yippee zinc finger protein → MGVIFLEHIGGTRLFSCASCDTNLTNRAQLISTRFTGATGRAFLFNKVVNLNYSEVQDRVMLTGRHMVRDVSCKNCAAKLGWVYEFATDDNQRYKEGRVILERALVTETDGMGDNIYFPTNNRS